A portion of the Mycobacterium paraseoulense genome contains these proteins:
- a CDS encoding serine/threonine protein kinase: MSHLSNALGAATVAALVGGCALAGIGTATADPANTGSPSDINTLAASLSKGYGLNNCTAQSITAGELASLTCAQSPDPSGPVQAKYILFNNGENLAGSFKASIKDDVLGACGDSGQSPTSWHQGSDSGNAGQVACGTYQNAAEIIWTTEAKNILSYIRGSNSDAAALYQWWRANG; encoded by the coding sequence ATGTCCCACCTCAGCAACGCGCTAGGGGCCGCCACGGTCGCGGCGCTCGTGGGCGGCTGCGCCTTAGCGGGCATCGGCACCGCAACCGCGGATCCCGCTAATACCGGCAGCCCGTCGGACATCAACACCCTCGCAGCGTCGCTGTCCAAGGGCTACGGGCTGAACAACTGCACCGCTCAGAGCATCACCGCCGGCGAATTGGCGTCGCTGACGTGCGCGCAGAGCCCCGACCCGAGCGGTCCGGTCCAGGCCAAGTACATCCTGTTCAACAACGGCGAGAACCTGGCCGGCTCGTTCAAGGCCAGCATCAAAGACGACGTGCTGGGCGCCTGCGGGGACAGCGGCCAGTCCCCCACCAGCTGGCACCAGGGCAGCGACAGCGGCAACGCCGGGCAGGTGGCGTGTGGGACGTATCAGAACGCCGCCGAGATCATTTGGACCACGGAGGCCAAGAACATCTTGAGCTACATCCGCGGATCCAACAGCGACGCCGCGGCGCTTTACCAGTGGTGGCGGGCCAACGGCTGA
- a CDS encoding CD225/dispanin family protein, protein MTQPPAPPPPPPGYPPQQPAGQAPNNYLVWSILVTLFCCLPFGIVAIVKSSQVNGLWAQGRYAEAQASADSAKKWVIWSAVIGVVVGIIYGILMAVGALNTNTNAALAAMF, encoded by the coding sequence ATGACACAACCGCCGGCACCGCCCCCTCCGCCGCCTGGTTACCCGCCGCAGCAGCCCGCTGGGCAAGCACCGAACAACTACCTTGTGTGGTCCATCCTGGTTACCCTGTTCTGCTGTCTCCCGTTCGGGATCGTGGCGATCGTCAAGTCCAGCCAAGTCAACGGGCTTTGGGCGCAGGGTCGGTACGCCGAGGCGCAGGCATCAGCCGACAGCGCCAAGAAGTGGGTGATCTGGTCGGCGGTCATCGGCGTGGTCGTCGGCATCATCTACGGCATCCTGATGGCGGTCGGCGCGCTGAACACGAACACCAATGCGGCGCTTGCCGCGATGTTCTGA
- a CDS encoding DUF2752 domain-containing protein, with amino-acid sequence MVTRQGAAHTSLGAPLVVAASATLMCAAIWAGDPTTPNGPLPVCPTKALLGIDCPGCGSLRMLYSLMHGNVMAAARFNALGLAAVVLLVWAYLAWTYGRVAGRRVRSWQHGRWAAVVTLGLVAVWFAVRNIPFAPFTALYV; translated from the coding sequence ATGGTGACCCGCCAAGGGGCGGCGCATACGAGCCTGGGCGCGCCACTGGTGGTGGCCGCTTCCGCGACGCTGATGTGCGCCGCCATCTGGGCGGGTGACCCGACCACTCCCAACGGCCCGCTGCCGGTGTGTCCCACCAAGGCGCTGTTGGGGATCGACTGCCCGGGATGCGGCAGCCTGCGCATGCTCTACTCCCTGATGCACGGCAATGTGATGGCGGCTGCCAGGTTCAATGCGCTGGGCCTGGCGGCCGTCGTGCTGTTGGTGTGGGCATACCTCGCCTGGACCTATGGCCGGGTGGCGGGCAGACGGGTGCGCAGCTGGCAACACGGTCGCTGGGCCGCGGTCGTGACGCTCGGGCTGGTCGCGGTGTGGTTTGCGGTGCGCAACATCCCCTTTGCGCCGTTCACTGCGCTCTACGTCTGA
- a CDS encoding M28 family metallopeptidase, which yields MVNKLMTIPAALVVVAVTAFSTGCFHRSSQQAGGNPDAVKFAGALHDKVTADAMMAHLAKLQDIANANNGTRAVGTPGYEASVDYVVNTLRGSGFDVQTPEFSARVFHGDKPVVTVAGKSVEAHALDFSLGTPPDGVSGPLLTVPASNGPGCAASDYANLPAQGAVVLVDRGTCPFAQKEDVAAQRGAVAMIVADNVDEQQMGGTLGPDTNVKIPVVGVTKSVGVQLRTQPGPATIKLNASVQSFKAHNVIAQTKTGSTADVVMAGAHLDSVPEGPGINDDGSGVAAVLETALRLGSSPRVRNAVRFGFWGAEELGLIGSRNYVESLDLTALKSIALYLNFDMLASPNPGYFTYDGDQSLPADARGQPVVPEGSAGIERTLVAYLKSAGKTAQDTAFDGRSDYDGFTLAGVPAGGLFSGAEGKMSADQAKLWGGAADQPFDPNYHQKTDTLDHIDRTALGVNGGGVAYAVGLYAQDIGGHNGVPTIQDRTRHVLTKP from the coding sequence ATGGTGAACAAACTCATGACGATCCCGGCGGCGCTCGTCGTGGTCGCCGTGACCGCATTCTCAACGGGCTGCTTCCATCGGTCCTCGCAACAAGCGGGCGGCAATCCCGACGCGGTCAAGTTCGCCGGCGCGCTGCACGACAAGGTCACCGCCGACGCGATGATGGCCCACCTGGCAAAGCTCCAGGACATAGCCAACGCCAACAACGGCACTCGGGCGGTGGGCACCCCCGGTTACGAGGCCAGCGTCGACTATGTCGTGAACACGTTGCGCGGCAGTGGTTTCGACGTGCAGACCCCCGAATTCTCCGCGCGGGTGTTTCACGGCGACAAGCCGGTGGTGACCGTCGCAGGCAAGTCCGTGGAGGCGCACGCGCTCGACTTCAGCCTCGGCACCCCGCCGGACGGGGTGAGCGGGCCGCTGCTGACCGTGCCCGCGAGCAACGGCCCCGGTTGCGCGGCCTCGGATTACGCCAATCTCCCCGCGCAGGGGGCCGTGGTCCTGGTGGACCGCGGAACCTGCCCCTTCGCCCAGAAGGAGGACGTCGCTGCGCAGCGCGGTGCGGTCGCGATGATCGTCGCCGACAACGTCGACGAGCAACAGATGGGCGGCACCCTGGGGCCGGACACGAACGTCAAGATCCCGGTGGTCGGCGTGACCAAGTCCGTCGGCGTGCAACTGCGCACCCAGCCGGGGCCGGCGACCATCAAGCTGAACGCGAGCGTGCAGAGCTTCAAGGCCCACAACGTCATCGCGCAGACCAAGACCGGGTCGACGGCCGACGTCGTCATGGCGGGCGCGCACCTGGACAGCGTGCCCGAGGGTCCGGGCATCAACGACGACGGTTCGGGAGTGGCCGCGGTGTTGGAAACCGCGCTGCGACTGGGGAGTTCGCCGCGGGTGCGCAACGCGGTGCGGTTCGGATTCTGGGGCGCGGAGGAACTGGGCCTGATCGGATCTCGCAATTACGTCGAGTCGCTGGACTTGACCGCGCTCAAAAGCATCGCGCTGTACCTCAATTTCGACATGCTCGCGTCGCCGAACCCCGGTTACTTCACCTATGACGGGGACCAATCGCTGCCGGCCGACGCCCGCGGCCAGCCGGTGGTGCCGGAGGGGTCGGCCGGCATCGAGCGCACTTTGGTCGCCTACCTGAAATCCGCCGGAAAGACCGCGCAGGACACGGCGTTTGACGGCCGCTCCGACTACGACGGATTCACCCTGGCGGGTGTCCCCGCCGGCGGCCTGTTCTCCGGTGCCGAGGGGAAGATGTCCGCGGATCAGGCCAAGCTATGGGGTGGGGCGGCCGACCAGCCGTTCGACCCCAACTACCATCAGAAGACCGACACCCTCGATCACATCGACAGGACCGCACTGGGCGTCAACGGCGGTGGGGTCGCGTACGCCGTGGGCCTCTACGCCCAGGACATCGGCGGCCACAACGGGGTGCCGACGATCCAGGACCGCACGCGTCACGTGCTGACCAAGCCATGA